A genomic stretch from Komagataeibacter xylinus includes:
- a CDS encoding dihydroorotase family protein, giving the protein MTYQQIIRGQIVTPERVIRDGWVAIHDGRIAALGNGPHPDAHKVHDAGQAYVMPGVVDGQTHAGSYGGLPGLEATTRSAVAGGVTTIVDMPYDSPAPLCDPETLNAKVEAVERFAHCDCALYATLLPGQSVDMIAPLIAGGVAAFKISAFEANPTRFPRIPADMVLDMFTALSRTAVPLGLHNEDQEIVRTTIARMKAEGRDGIACHSPSRPVAAEMASSAHFLELGFNAGAHAHLVHISHARGFDMVAHYKADGGRATGETCVHYLWFDPDEDGPALGARMKVNPPIRPGERERLWEKLLEDRIDFVSSDHASWPLSSKETGSIFTAGAGIPGLETLLPAFFTAASERNLDAPLLAAKYLCERPARFFGLWPRKGSIRIGADADLVVLEQKEHTWDSANAHDGLCWSPYDGAVFKGAVTKVWLRGQLAWDGASIVNSPGDGQYVRREDAPVPA; this is encoded by the coding sequence ATGACATACCAGCAGATCATCCGTGGCCAGATCGTCACCCCGGAGCGGGTCATCCGCGATGGCTGGGTCGCCATCCATGATGGCCGCATTGCCGCCCTTGGCAATGGCCCCCACCCCGATGCGCACAAGGTTCATGATGCCGGGCAGGCCTATGTCATGCCTGGCGTGGTGGACGGGCAGACCCATGCCGGAAGTTACGGCGGCCTGCCGGGACTGGAGGCCACGACACGATCGGCTGTCGCTGGTGGCGTCACGACCATTGTCGACATGCCGTATGATAGCCCTGCCCCACTATGCGACCCTGAAACCCTGAACGCCAAGGTCGAGGCGGTGGAGCGTTTCGCCCATTGTGACTGCGCGCTGTACGCCACACTCCTGCCCGGACAGTCGGTGGACATGATCGCGCCCCTGATCGCAGGCGGGGTTGCGGCATTCAAGATCTCGGCCTTCGAGGCAAACCCGACCCGCTTCCCCCGTATTCCCGCCGATATGGTACTGGACATGTTTACGGCCCTGAGCAGAACGGCGGTGCCGCTGGGGCTGCATAACGAGGACCAGGAAATCGTGCGCACCACCATCGCGCGCATGAAGGCCGAAGGGCGGGACGGGATCGCCTGCCATTCCCCCAGTCGTCCGGTTGCAGCGGAGATGGCCTCTTCCGCCCATTTCCTGGAACTTGGCTTCAATGCCGGCGCGCATGCGCATCTGGTCCATATCTCGCACGCCAGGGGCTTTGACATGGTCGCCCATTACAAGGCCGATGGCGGGCGCGCCACGGGTGAGACCTGTGTCCATTACCTCTGGTTCGACCCCGATGAGGATGGTCCCGCGCTGGGCGCGCGCATGAAGGTCAACCCGCCCATCCGCCCCGGCGAACGCGAACGCCTATGGGAAAAACTGCTTGAGGACCGGATTGATTTTGTCAGTTCGGACCATGCAAGCTGGCCGCTTTCATCGAAGGAGACGGGCTCGATCTTTACCGCCGGGGCTGGTATTCCGGGGCTGGAGACCTTGCTGCCCGCTTTCTTTACCGCAGCATCCGAACGCAACCTCGATGCTCCGCTGCTTGCCGCGAAATACCTGTGTGAGCGGCCTGCCCGCTTCTTCGGGTTATGGCCGCGCAAGGGCAGCATCCGCATCGGCGCCGATGCTGACCTGGTTGTGCTGGAGCAGAAGGAGCACACATGGGATAGTGCCAACGCGCATGATGGCCTGTGCTGGAGCCCCTATGACGGGGCGGTGTTCAAGGGGGCGGTTACAAAGGTCTGGCTGCGTGGCCAGCTTGCATGGGATGGCGCCAGTATCGTCAATTCCCCCGGTGACGGGCAGTATGTGCGCCGGGAAGATGCACCCGTGCCAGCCTGA
- a CDS encoding amino acid ABC transporter permease has translation MNWALVWNYLPYLLHAAGTTLLISAMAIAGGTVLGLVLALARSELNRWVGFVVAAYIWLVRGTPLLLQIFVVYYWLPGLGIKLAAFPAGVMVLALNATAYYADIFRSALQTVPSGQVEAALALGLPWLPTMRRIVIPQAFVPALPPYIGQSITVVKNSSLVSVISVQELMFTSESIYSSTYRVVETIGVAGVLYLGITSILQVFQIWMEHRIRASKTRVR, from the coding sequence ATGAACTGGGCCCTTGTCTGGAATTATCTTCCTTATCTGCTGCATGCCGCGGGAACGACGTTGCTGATCTCGGCAATGGCCATCGCGGGGGGAACGGTGCTGGGCCTTGTGCTGGCCCTGGCGCGCAGCGAACTCAACAGGTGGGTCGGTTTTGTGGTGGCGGCCTATATCTGGCTGGTACGCGGCACACCGCTCCTTCTGCAGATTTTTGTCGTCTATTACTGGCTGCCCGGCCTTGGCATCAAGCTGGCGGCCTTTCCCGCCGGTGTGATGGTGCTGGCGCTGAACGCCACCGCCTATTATGCCGACATCTTCCGTTCCGCGCTGCAGACGGTGCCCTCCGGGCAGGTCGAGGCCGCCCTTGCGCTGGGCCTGCCATGGCTGCCCACCATGCGCCGGATCGTCATTCCGCAGGCTTTCGTGCCCGCGCTGCCGCCCTATATCGGGCAGTCGATCACGGTGGTGAAGAACTCATCGCTGGTATCCGTCATTTCCGTGCAGGAACTGATGTTCACCAGTGAATCCATCTACAGTTCAACGTATCGCGTGGTCGAGACGATCGGCGTCGCCGGTGTGCTGTACCTGGGCATAACCTCCATCCTCCAGGTGTTCCAGATCTGGATGGAACATCGCATCCGTGCCAGCAAGACGAGGGTCCGATGA
- a CDS encoding LysR family transcriptional regulator has protein sequence MDTRFLETFLVVIERGSLAEAARHLNVTSAAIAQRIHAVEEEIGLELLHRNGRTVRPTDHAAAIIDQARSILQQVRDLRTIAALDKPSGKLRVGAISTALTGILPQALGRFFHLFPDIELHVIPGSSSSLYEQLRDGTIDAAFIVHPPFELPKIFEWHNIRSEPLIVIAPPDEKRKDPFRILRSHHFLRYDRNHWGGRQADTYMTQHQICPREQLELDSLEAIALMVNAGIGASLVPDWAPPWPEGITVSKISLPASAPGPMRHVGLIWPSTSSRTRLINRLLQIFR, from the coding sequence ATGGATACGCGATTTCTGGAAACGTTCCTTGTGGTTATCGAACGTGGCTCCCTTGCCGAAGCCGCGCGACACCTCAATGTAACGTCCGCCGCCATTGCCCAGCGGATCCACGCGGTTGAAGAAGAAATCGGTCTTGAACTCCTGCATCGCAATGGTCGGACCGTCCGGCCAACGGATCACGCCGCCGCCATCATCGATCAGGCGCGCAGCATCCTGCAGCAGGTTCGTGACCTGCGCACGATCGCAGCACTGGACAAACCGAGCGGCAAATTGAGGGTGGGCGCGATCTCCACCGCGCTGACCGGCATCCTGCCGCAGGCCCTTGGCCGGTTTTTCCATCTTTTTCCCGACATCGAATTACATGTCATTCCCGGTTCTTCATCCTCGCTTTACGAGCAGTTGCGCGATGGCACCATCGATGCCGCCTTTATCGTGCACCCGCCTTTCGAACTTCCAAAAATATTTGAATGGCACAACATCCGCTCCGAGCCGCTGATCGTCATCGCGCCGCCCGACGAGAAACGGAAAGACCCGTTCAGGATTTTGCGGAGCCATCACTTCCTCCGCTATGACCGCAATCACTGGGGGGGAAGGCAGGCTGACACTTACATGACCCAGCACCAGATCTGCCCCCGTGAACAACTGGAACTGGATTCACTCGAGGCCATCGCCCTTATGGTCAATGCAGGGATCGGGGCCTCGCTGGTTCCTGACTGGGCACCCCCCTGGCCGGAAGGGATAACAGTGAGCAAGATCAGCCTGCCCGCATCGGCACCGGGGCCAATGCGCCATGTCGGCCTGATATGGCCTTCCACATCATCACGCACCCGCCTGATCAACCGACTTCTGCAGATATTCAGATAA
- a CDS encoding amino acid ABC transporter ATP-binding protein produces MTDALIHLKDVQKKFGQTTVLEGISLDVRAGDVMAVIGPSGSGKSTLLRIVNQLEQHNAGLVEINGEKVDATTPRHRLARIRSQIGMVFQGFHLWPNMSVLDNITLAPRTIRGLSREQAEAQAEQLLARVGLSAQKDRRPDNLSGGQKQRVAIARALAMEPLAILFDEPTSALDPHLSNEVLEVMADLATTAGVTMMIVTHEIGFARRIATRTVYMQDGRIVHDAPTEAFFEHQQDPDILKFLSHV; encoded by the coding sequence ATGACAGACGCACTCATCCACCTCAAGGACGTCCAGAAGAAATTCGGCCAGACCACCGTTCTCGAAGGCATCTCGCTTGATGTCAGGGCCGGTGATGTCATGGCGGTGATCGGACCGTCCGGATCAGGTAAAAGTACCCTGCTGCGGATTGTGAACCAGTTGGAACAGCACAACGCAGGCCTTGTTGAAATCAATGGCGAGAAAGTCGATGCCACGACACCACGCCACAGGCTGGCCCGCATCCGCTCGCAGATTGGCATGGTTTTTCAGGGGTTTCACCTGTGGCCCAACATGAGCGTGCTCGACAACATCACGCTGGCGCCACGCACGATACGCGGGCTGTCACGTGAACAGGCCGAGGCGCAGGCGGAACAGCTCCTGGCGCGTGTCGGCCTCTCGGCACAGAAGGACCGGCGGCCTGACAACCTGTCCGGCGGCCAGAAGCAGCGCGTGGCGATTGCACGCGCCCTGGCCATGGAACCGCTTGCCATCCTGTTTGATGAACCGACTTCGGCGCTCGACCCGCACCTGTCCAACGAAGTGCTGGAAGTCATGGCCGACCTCGCGACAACGGCAGGGGTGACCATGATGATCGTAACGCATGAAATCGGCTTTGCCCGCCGGATCGCCACCCGGACCGTCTACATGCAGGACGGGCGGATCGTGCACGATGCCCCGACCGAAGCCTTTTTCGAACACCAGCAGGACCCCGATATACTGAAATTCCTCAGTCACGTCTGA
- a CDS encoding SDR family oxidoreductase — translation MDLRLTGRRALVMGASRGLGRAVAQTLLAEGATVVATARDVAAIEAWIGELPAEMRHRASAAQLDLSRRSDINAVVERMEATGGIDIIINNSGGPPPCKAGTVQPDTWAAQFEMMANNIFYIDTLLLPGMIERGWGRIITIASSGVTQPIPNLALSNGIRAAVIGWSKTLSAEVASCGVTVNVVIPGRIHTDRVDTLDSVAAQRRGVSVEDVVRASHNTIPAGRYGRPEEFADTVAFIASDRASYITGTQIRVDGGLIRSI, via the coding sequence ATGGACCTGAGACTGACAGGGCGCAGGGCGCTGGTCATGGGCGCAAGCCGCGGGCTGGGGCGTGCCGTGGCACAGACGCTGCTGGCCGAAGGCGCCACCGTCGTGGCGACCGCGCGCGATGTCGCGGCAATCGAGGCATGGATTGGCGAACTGCCCGCGGAGATGCGCCACCGCGCATCCGCAGCACAACTGGACCTGTCGCGCCGTTCCGACATCAATGCCGTGGTGGAAAGGATGGAAGCCACCGGGGGCATCGATATCATCATCAATAACAGCGGCGGGCCGCCGCCGTGCAAGGCCGGTACCGTACAGCCCGATACATGGGCCGCGCAGTTTGAAATGATGGCGAACAACATCTTCTACATCGACACGCTACTGCTGCCGGGCATGATCGAACGTGGCTGGGGGCGGATCATCACGATCGCCTCCAGCGGTGTCACCCAGCCCATCCCTAACCTTGCGCTTTCCAACGGCATCCGCGCCGCCGTGATCGGCTGGTCCAAGACCCTGAGCGCAGAAGTCGCCTCCTGCGGGGTCACGGTGAACGTTGTCATTCCCGGTCGCATCCATACCGATCGTGTCGACACGCTGGACAGTGTGGCGGCACAGCGTCGCGGTGTCAGCGTGGAAGACGTGGTGCGCGCCTCCCACAACACCATTCCCGCCGGGCGCTATGGGCGCCCGGAGGAATTCGCCGATACGGTCGCCTTTATTGCCAGTGACAGGGCCTCGTACATCACAGGCACGCAGATCCGCGTTGATGGCGGCCTGATCCGGAGTATCTGA
- a CDS encoding NAD(P)-binding domain-containing protein: MTSDLARLEARITRDLDMIAYPEGQWVPRHYVDGEPVHDVVIIGAGQGGLAIGMALRQQQRIDNFFIADKTPPGQEGPWLDYARMQTLRTAKTVTGIDLGVPSQTFQSWYDATHGEGRFDTLSKIPKEDWAAYLAWLQHVHALPVRNGWNLRDVTEKQGYLCLSFDTTDGPRSVLARKLVLANGIEGSGQWMMPDVIKALPAHLRAHTADPIDFHALRGRRVVVIGAGASAFDNAATALEAGVGTVTLLCRRPEIQRVQPYKIIAFPGFLDHFGTLPDSQRWGMMRYLLNVREALTLETWNRATIHDNFTLLTGAPVTQAQAQGDAVVLTTPQGDITADFVITGTGLDINLHTRPELQHVAPHVALWRDRYPAPPGEHDARLERYPYLGDGMEFQEREPGTMPWINRIHCFNFGTTVSMGPCGSSISAMKYSVPRLARAIGRDLFAEDFLEHEARIKSYQTPEFPLTFARDLPQATHRPVATVENP; this comes from the coding sequence ATGACGTCTGATCTCGCCAGGCTGGAAGCACGGATCACCCGCGACCTGGACATGATTGCGTACCCGGAAGGCCAGTGGGTACCAAGGCATTATGTGGATGGCGAACCCGTCCATGACGTGGTCATCATCGGTGCCGGGCAGGGAGGCCTTGCCATTGGCATGGCCCTGCGACAGCAGCAGCGGATCGACAATTTCTTCATTGCCGACAAGACCCCTCCCGGTCAGGAAGGCCCGTGGCTGGATTACGCGCGCATGCAAACGCTACGCACCGCGAAGACGGTAACGGGCATTGACCTTGGCGTGCCCAGCCAGACTTTCCAGTCATGGTATGACGCCACCCATGGGGAAGGCCGGTTCGACACACTTTCAAAAATACCCAAGGAAGACTGGGCCGCCTATCTGGCATGGCTGCAGCATGTCCATGCGCTGCCTGTACGCAATGGCTGGAACCTGCGCGATGTGACGGAAAAACAGGGCTATCTGTGCCTGTCATTCGATACCACCGACGGCCCGCGCAGCGTCCTCGCCCGCAAGCTGGTGCTTGCCAACGGCATTGAGGGCAGCGGGCAATGGATGATGCCCGACGTGATCAAAGCCCTGCCCGCACATCTGCGCGCCCACACGGCAGACCCCATCGATTTCCATGCCCTGCGCGGCAGGCGCGTTGTGGTGATCGGGGCTGGCGCCTCGGCCTTTGACAATGCGGCAACGGCGCTGGAAGCTGGCGTGGGTACGGTCACGCTCCTATGCCGGCGCCCCGAGATCCAGCGCGTCCAGCCCTACAAGATCATCGCATTCCCCGGATTTCTCGATCACTTCGGCACATTACCCGACAGCCAGCGCTGGGGCATGATGCGCTACCTGCTCAATGTGCGCGAAGCCCTGACACTGGAGACATGGAACCGCGCCACCATCCATGACAACTTCACCCTGCTTACGGGCGCGCCGGTCACGCAGGCGCAGGCGCAGGGCGATGCAGTTGTCCTGACCACGCCGCAGGGTGACATCACGGCGGATTTCGTCATTACCGGGACGGGGCTGGACATAAACCTGCACACACGGCCCGAACTGCAGCACGTTGCCCCCCATGTCGCATTGTGGCGCGACCGTTACCCCGCGCCGCCGGGTGAGCACGATGCGCGGCTGGAGCGCTATCCCTACCTGGGCGACGGCATGGAATTCCAGGAGCGCGAACCCGGCACCATGCCTTGGATCAACCGGATCCACTGCTTCAATTTTGGCACGACGGTCAGCATGGGACCATGCGGGTCATCGATCAGCGCCATGAAATATTCCGTGCCCCGCCTGGCGCGCGCCATCGGCCGCGACCTGTTTGCCGAGGATTTTCTCGAGCACGAAGCCCGGATCAAATCCTATCAGACACCGGAATTCCCCCTAACCTTTGCACGCGACCTGCCGCAGGCCACGCACAGGCCGGTCGCCACAGTGGAGAACCCGTAA
- a CDS encoding ABC transporter substrate-binding protein: MITITRRRLSMLVAGSALYRSCPARAAETELTALRSRGVIRIGTSGTSPPYTGIDFANNLTGYDIDWGNLIGKGLGLRVEWAKIDFRGLMIALQSGQVDALMSGIRITPEREQSFTFSHPYAYDETVAVVGSADTSIHDFAGIAGHQIAVVAGSFQEQVARSIPGASSIMALPSAGDVFMSLRTGHADVAVLGMSAISHYRKSGHTDFKVIATGAQATPQGVVFRKDAQDLKAAVDKIIDEKVKDGTYERLYIQHFGIAPPHIDTTEQ, encoded by the coding sequence ATGATCACCATCACCAGACGGCGCCTGTCCATGCTGGTGGCGGGCAGTGCGCTCTATCGCTCCTGCCCCGCCCGGGCCGCCGAGACGGAACTCACCGCCCTGCGCAGCCGTGGCGTCATCCGGATCGGGACCTCCGGCACGTCGCCCCCCTATACCGGCATCGACTTCGCCAACAACCTGACCGGCTATGACATTGACTGGGGCAATCTGATCGGCAAGGGGCTGGGCCTGCGGGTTGAGTGGGCCAAGATCGATTTCCGTGGCCTGATGATCGCCCTGCAGAGTGGCCAGGTCGATGCCCTGATGTCGGGCATACGGATCACGCCCGAGCGTGAGCAGTCCTTCACCTTCTCGCATCCCTACGCCTATGACGAGACGGTTGCCGTCGTGGGCAGCGCGGATACGTCCATACATGATTTTGCCGGCATTGCGGGCCACCAGATCGCCGTGGTCGCCGGTTCCTTCCAGGAACAGGTGGCGCGATCCATCCCGGGAGCCTCATCGATCATGGCCCTGCCATCGGCAGGCGACGTCTTCATGTCCCTGCGTACGGGGCACGCTGACGTAGCGGTGCTGGGGATGAGCGCGATTTCCCATTACCGCAAGTCGGGGCACACCGATTTCAAGGTGATCGCAACCGGGGCGCAGGCCACGCCACAGGGCGTCGTTTTCCGCAAGGATGCACAGGACCTGAAGGCAGCCGTGGATAAAATCATCGACGAGAAAGTAAAAGACGGCACATACGAGCGGCTTTACATCCAGCATTTCGGTATCGCCCCGCCGCATATCGACACGACGGAACAGTAA
- a CDS encoding FAD-dependent oxidoreductase: MPITRREWITRVGAAGGIGAAQLVMRGLGITPAHAQTTLPRLPAGSGKGKSVVILGAGMAGMAAAHELGKAGYACTILEARERVGGKNWTVRGGDTVTFADGRTQTCRFDEGQYFNAGAGRIPSHHSALLGYCREFSVALEVEVNSNHNAAIQNDAANGGHPIQLRQAFNDTRGFVSELLAKAINQHALDAELTAHDQERMIAFLTQYGDLRPDLSYGGSSRSGYTSLPGAADDAGTVAPPISLRTMLDADMWHSVMFDEILVMQSTMLQPVNGMDQIARAFHRQLGDVVRTQAEVTHIGRAGQGVNITYRDRRTNTPQAVSADFCICTIPLAVLSSIPSDFFCGCRPLCKSFLTHIDV, encoded by the coding sequence ATGCCTATCACACGACGTGAATGGATCACCCGCGTTGGCGCGGCTGGGGGAATTGGCGCAGCCCAGCTGGTCATGCGGGGGCTGGGCATTACGCCCGCCCATGCGCAGACCACGCTGCCCAGGCTCCCGGCGGGTTCTGGCAAGGGCAAAAGCGTGGTCATTCTCGGGGCGGGCATGGCAGGCATGGCGGCGGCCCATGAACTGGGCAAGGCCGGTTACGCCTGCACCATTCTCGAAGCGCGCGAGCGTGTGGGCGGCAAGAACTGGACAGTCCGTGGCGGTGACACGGTCACGTTCGCCGATGGGCGCACACAGACCTGCCGCTTTGACGAAGGCCAGTATTTCAATGCCGGTGCCGGGCGCATTCCCAGCCACCATTCCGCCCTACTGGGCTATTGCCGGGAATTCAGCGTGGCGCTTGAAGTCGAGGTCAACTCCAACCACAACGCCGCAATCCAGAACGATGCCGCCAATGGCGGCCATCCCATCCAGCTTCGCCAGGCGTTCAACGATACCCGCGGCTTTGTCTCGGAACTGCTGGCAAAAGCCATCAACCAGCATGCGCTTGATGCCGAACTCACGGCCCATGACCAGGAGCGCATGATCGCGTTCCTCACGCAGTATGGCGACCTCCGGCCCGACCTGAGCTATGGCGGTTCCTCGCGCTCGGGCTACACATCGCTGCCGGGCGCGGCCGATGACGCAGGTACGGTTGCACCCCCCATCTCGCTCAGGACCATGCTGGATGCCGACATGTGGCACAGCGTCATGTTCGATGAGATCCTGGTCATGCAGTCCACCATGCTGCAGCCCGTCAATGGCATGGACCAGATCGCCCGGGCATTCCACAGGCAACTGGGCGACGTGGTCCGCACGCAGGCCGAAGTCACGCATATCGGGCGCGCCGGGCAGGGCGTGAACATTACCTACCGCGACAGGCGGACCAATACGCCACAGGCAGTGTCCGCCGATTTCTGCATCTGCACGATACCGCTTGCGGTGCTGTCATCCATCCCGTCGGATTTCTTCTGTGGTTGCCGTCCGTTATGCAAGAGTTTTCTGACCCATATTGACGTGTGA
- a CDS encoding IS110 family transposase, which translates to MKDTVIGIDLAKNIFQVHGASRAGEVMFRKKLRRQQFMQFMATQPPALVVLEACGSAHYWARELAGAGHEVRLIAPQYVKPFVKRQKNDAADAEAIVIAARQPEMRFVEPRTEAQQARGVLFRARQRLVHQRTELVNALRAVLYEFGLVVPQGIAHIRHIEAMLDEAVLPEAVKQECLDLLRQISEQSVRIDVRTKKIRMLAQESENTCRLQSMPGVGPLTALAIEAFAPDLQSFRRGRDFAAWLGLVPRQFSSGGKERLGKISKAGQADIRRLLIMGAMTQVNWASRKAPAPGSWLARMLARKPRMLVAIALANRMARAIWAMATKQEDYRDPALSVAA; encoded by the coding sequence ATGAAGGATACAGTGATAGGCATTGATCTGGCAAAGAACATTTTCCAGGTTCATGGAGCTTCGCGTGCGGGCGAGGTGATGTTTCGCAAAAAGCTGCGTCGTCAGCAGTTTATGCAGTTCATGGCCACGCAGCCGCCTGCTCTGGTCGTTCTTGAAGCGTGCGGGAGCGCGCATTACTGGGCTCGCGAACTGGCAGGAGCTGGTCACGAGGTCAGACTGATCGCTCCGCAGTATGTGAAGCCTTTCGTGAAGCGCCAGAAGAACGATGCTGCTGATGCGGAAGCGATCGTCATTGCGGCCCGTCAGCCGGAAATGCGCTTTGTCGAACCACGCACTGAAGCGCAGCAGGCGCGTGGCGTTCTTTTCCGGGCCCGGCAGCGTCTGGTGCACCAGCGCACGGAACTGGTGAATGCCCTGCGTGCCGTTCTGTATGAATTCGGTCTCGTCGTGCCACAGGGGATTGCGCATATCAGACACATTGAAGCCATGCTGGATGAGGCGGTTCTGCCAGAGGCTGTGAAGCAGGAATGCCTTGATCTGCTGCGACAGATTTCGGAGCAGAGTGTGCGGATTGATGTCAGAACAAAGAAGATCAGGATGCTTGCCCAGGAAAGTGAAAACACCTGCAGATTGCAGAGCATGCCTGGAGTGGGTCCTCTGACCGCTCTTGCGATTGAAGCTTTTGCGCCTGACCTGCAGAGCTTCCGGCGCGGGCGCGACTTTGCTGCGTGGCTGGGGCTGGTGCCCCGTCAGTTCTCATCTGGCGGAAAGGAAAGGCTGGGGAAGATATCAAAAGCCGGGCAGGCTGATATCCGCAGGCTTCTCATCATGGGCGCCATGACCCAGGTGAACTGGGCCAGCCGTAAGGCCCCTGCACCGGGAAGCTGGCTGGCACGGATGCTGGCCCGCAAGCCCCGTATGCTGGTAGCCATTGCGCTGGCCAACAGGATGGCACGAGCCATCTGGGCCATGGCAACAAAACAGGAGGATTATCGGGATCCGGCCCTGTCCGTGGCAGCCTGA